TGGACATGCAGCTTGCCGATGACATGGACGCGAGAGTCGTTCTTACAAAGAACGATCAGAAGTTCGGTGACAACAACGGCAATGATCAGAATCTTGGTAACGCACAGTGGGCCACAAACGTGACAAACGCTTACATAAAGGTTCAGAAACTTCTTGACCTTATCGACCTGAAAGTCGGCAGAATGTTCTACGGTGAGAGAAATGCTCTTAGTATGTATAAGGGGCCGTCGTATGATTATAATCTTGGTATTGTAGCCGTTGACGGTTATCTTGCCACGGCGGAGATTGCCGGAATTAATGTTGAGTATCTTGATGCGAAAGAAATTGAAGTGGGGAATGCGCAAGATAGAGATACTGATTTGCAGGGTCTTGTTTTGAGCCCCGTATCAAAAATAGCGGACATGGTTTCGGGTAAATTTTATGCTTACAAAAAGGTTGATAACCTTGCTGCTGGTAATCATGATTCAAACACACTTCTTCTTTACGGCATCAAGGCATCAGCCGATGTCAGCGGTGTGAATGTGAAAGCCGAATATGCCATGAACGGCGGAACGGATGAAACCGGTGCAACGGATGTGGATTACAAAGGCAACGCCATGATTGTGGGCGCTTCGGCAAAAGTCGCAAGCGTGGGCGTGAGAGCTGAAATCGCAAACGGTTCAGGTCAGGATACATCATCTGATAATACCCTTTTTACTGCTGAATCGGATTTGAGATATGGTGAAATTTGGGGCAACACGACAGAGACCGCCATACTCGGCGGCGTGGGTATAGCCAACCTCAGCGTGGTGAATGTTGGCGCGGACTATGACGTCAATGACAAAGTGAAAGCCTCGGCTGATTATCTTATTCTGAAGAGGAATGAGCTTGTCGCCGGAACGAAGAAAATCGGCAATGAGATTGATTTGAAAGCCACATATGAGCATTCAGAAAATCTCAGCATGGAGCTTGTCGTGGCGCGCCTTATGACCGATAAAGCTTTCGGCACGGACGACATAGACAAAGTGAACCTGCAGATGAACTTCAAGTTCTGATAGCGGGAAATTAAATTTAGAGAGGGGCCGGGCTGTCCTGAAAAGGGCGGACCGGCCCCGAGTACAGGAGGATAGACATGGAACTTCAGGTGGTGGTAAACGGGCGCGAGACAGGGAAGAAATCCCTTCTCAAGCAGCTTAGAAAAGATAAAAAGACGCCCGCGATCATATACGGCGTAGATTTTAAACCTGAAGCCGTGTGGGTGGATGAGAAAGAGATATCGGGTATAATAAAACACTCAAAAACCTCCGTGCTCACTCTCAACGACAGTAAAAAAAAGATAACAGCCGTTATCAAAGACGTTTCCTATGATGTCCTCAGCGACAGGGTGAATCATGTTGATTTCATGAAAATAGAAGCCAAGAAAGAGCTTGATATCACCGTTCCCCTGGAACTTGAGGGTGCGTGCAGGGGCGTTAAAGAGGGTGGCATTCTTGATTTTATAACAAGAGAAATTGATATCAGAACGATCCCGGCAAAGATTCCTCATTCCATAAAGGTTGATGTATCACAGTTGAATATGGGAGATGTTCTGAAAGTGTCGCAACTGCACATTCCCGAAGGTATCACGGTGCTGACGCCGGGTGATTCAATCTGCATCAGCATACAGGTTCCGAGAAAGGAAGAAGAAGCTGCCGCTCCTGAGGCTGAGGCCGAAGCTGCACCCGTTGTGGAGAAAAAGGGTAAAGAAGCCAAAGAGGGCAAAGAAACGTCGGCTGAGGAAGTTAAAAAAACCGCCGACAAGAAGTGAGATCGTGCTGGCTGTTTTCGGTCTGGGCAACCCCGCTTCATACGACGGCACAAGACACAATATAGGGAAAGAGGCGGCGCTTTCCCTGAAAGGGAAAATGCCGCTCGTTTTCAAAGGCGCGTTCGCGGATATATATGTGCGGGGGGGCAAAGCTCTCGTCGAGGGGAAAATATATATGAACGAATCAGGGCTGGCTTTCAAAGAGGCTGTCAAGAAATTAAAAATCCCCGCGGATGATGTGCTGGTGATCTGTGACGACTTTAATATGGATCTGGGAAAGATGCGTTACAGGATAAACGGTTCTTCCGGGGGGCACAAGGGCCTTGATTCGGTGATAGAAGAAGCGGGCACTGAAAAATTTCCCAGGCTCCGGCTGGGTATAGGCCCGCCCGTTTTTGATTTTTCGGGTGCGAGAGACTGGGTGCTGGAGACCTTTCTATCTGAGGAGTTGGCGAAAGCCGAGGCGCTGCGGAAGGCGGCGGCCGGTTTTGTAAAAAGCAATTGGGGGCGTTTCTGGCCGGAAGAAAACGATAGTTTCAATGTTTAAAAGTTTCAAAAAAAAGGTGATAATGGGGATGATAATTCTCGCCCCCATAGCGGTCACTCTTTATGTTTTCGCTTTCATGATCAAAGTTATAGCGCGTTTGACGGCGCCGATGGTGCCCTTTCTTCTTAAAGTGCCTTTTCTTGAGCGCTGGCCGTCAGGGGCCACTTACGCTCTCAGTTTCCTGACGGCGATTATTCTCCTGTGGCTTTTGGGCACGGCGGCTTCAAATATTTTCGGAAGAACAATTTTGCTTTTCGCGGAGAAAGTGTTTCTCAGGGCGCCGGTCATCAACCGTATATATGTCATCATCAAGCAGATCGTCCATGCCATGGCGTCGGAAAGATCGGCTTTCCGCAAAGTCGTGAGGATAGATTATCCGAGAAAGGGTGTCAAGACGCTGGCTTTTGTGACGGGTGAAACCGTCATCGGCGGCGTCCGGCATTATTCGCTTTTTGTCCCGACGACGCCCAATCCCACCAGCGGTTTTTTCTGCATGATCCCGGTCTCGGAGGTCGAGGACGCCGGATTCGGAACGGAAGTCGCCATGAAGATAATAGCTTCGGGGGGCATGATAAGATGAGGTTTGGGCAATTGACAAGTTTTTTTCAAATGGTATAATGAACGCTATGCCAATTGATATAAAAGCAATAATCGGAAAGCTCACCGCGATTCACAAGGGCGGTGATGTGATAGGCGTTGATTTCGGCCGGTCGTCGGTCAAGATAGCGAAACTCAAAAAGGCCGGTGATAAATACGCGCTGGAACTCTACGGTATGATACCCGTATCATCAGCGGCCGCCGGCGCCGAGATCACGGAGGACGAGATAGATTCCACCGTTAAGTCGGTCAAAGCTTTTCTGAATTCCAAAGCGGTCAAGTCCGGCGTGGGCGCCGTGTCCGTCATGGGTAATTTCGTTATTGTCAGATATGTAAAATTTCCGAAGATGGCCAATGACGAACTCGCGAAAAGCCTGCGTTTTGAAGCCGAGGAGTTCATTCCCTTTGACATAACTGATGTTTATCTGTCCACCGAAATAATAAAGGATATTGAGGAAGAGGGCCAGCCCAAAATGGAAGCCATACTTGTGGCCGCAAAAAAAGACATTGTGGATATGCGCATAAATATGATGAAAAGAATAGGCATCGATCCTCTTGTGATAGATGTGGACGGCTTCTGCGTTAACAATGTGTACGAACACTGTTATCCGGATTTCGCCGAGAGCAACACCATGTTCCTCAATCTGGGGGCGTCAATGACCACGCTGTCTATCGCCGAACACGGCACGGTACGCGTTGTCAGGGATATTCCTTTCAGCGGAAACGGCCTCACCAATCTTGTTATGAACACCTTCGCGAGCGATTTTTCGCAGGCCGAGGCCCTGAAAAGGCAGTATGGAATAGTGCCGTCGTCGGAAATGGAAACAATGTCCGACGCGGAAACCGCCGAGCAGGTGACATCGGCGCTGATTCAGGGAGTTGACGAACAGCTGCACGTGGAAATGCAGAGGTCCATAGATTATTTCAACACCATATCAGGTTCTTCGGAAGAAATAAGTAAGATAGTGCTTTCGGGCGGCGGGGCGATGCTCAAGAACCTGGACAAGTATCTTAACAGGCAGATGGATATACCCGTGGAAGTGTTCAACCCGCTTGATTTTATAGAGCATCCGGATGACCCCGAGCTGCTGAAAAACGCTT
The nucleotide sequence above comes from Candidatus Omnitrophota bacterium. Encoded proteins:
- a CDS encoding porin, with protein sequence MKMKKFFSLVVMAMFALSSLATAASVLDGLKLSGEVTVNKVSVNNEATGSAATDDYRSESSVRTMINMDMQLADDMDARVVLTKNDQKFGDNNGNDQNLGNAQWATNVTNAYIKVQKLLDLIDLKVGRMFYGERNALSMYKGPSYDYNLGIVAVDGYLATAEIAGINVEYLDAKEIEVGNAQDRDTDLQGLVLSPVSKIADMVSGKFYAYKKVDNLAAGNHDSNTLLLYGIKASADVSGVNVKAEYAMNGGTDETGATDVDYKGNAMIVGASAKVASVGVRAEIANGSGQDTSSDNTLFTAESDLRYGEIWGNTTETAILGGVGIANLSVVNVGADYDVNDKVKASADYLILKRNELVAGTKKIGNEIDLKATYEHSENLSMELVVARLMTDKAFGTDDIDKVNLQMNFKF
- a CDS encoding 50S ribosomal protein L25 — encoded protein: MELQVVVNGRETGKKSLLKQLRKDKKTPAIIYGVDFKPEAVWVDEKEISGIIKHSKTSVLTLNDSKKKITAVIKDVSYDVLSDRVNHVDFMKIEAKKELDITVPLELEGACRGVKEGGILDFITREIDIRTIPAKIPHSIKVDVSQLNMGDVLKVSQLHIPEGITVLTPGDSICISIQVPRKEEEAAAPEAEAEAAPVVEKKGKEAKEGKETSAEEVKKTADKK
- a CDS encoding peptidyl-tRNA hydrolase, producing MIQSASAYRFRERKKKLPLLRLRPKLHPLWRKRVKKPKRAKKRRLRKLKKPPTRSEIVLAVFGLGNPASYDGTRHNIGKEAALSLKGKMPLVFKGAFADIYVRGGKALVEGKIYMNESGLAFKEAVKKLKIPADDVLVICDDFNMDLGKMRYRINGSSGGHKGLDSVIEEAGTEKFPRLRLGIGPPVFDFSGARDWVLETFLSEELAKAEALRKAAAGFVKSNWGRFWPEENDSFNV
- a CDS encoding DUF502 domain-containing protein — translated: MFKSFKKKVIMGMIILAPIAVTLYVFAFMIKVIARLTAPMVPFLLKVPFLERWPSGATYALSFLTAIILLWLLGTAASNIFGRTILLFAEKVFLRAPVINRIYVIIKQIVHAMASERSAFRKVVRIDYPRKGVKTLAFVTGETVIGGVRHYSLFVPTTPNPTSGFFCMIPVSEVEDAGFGTEVAMKIIASGGMIR
- the pilM gene encoding type IV pilus assembly protein PilM, which codes for MNAMPIDIKAIIGKLTAIHKGGDVIGVDFGRSSVKIAKLKKAGDKYALELYGMIPVSSAAAGAEITEDEIDSTVKSVKAFLNSKAVKSGVGAVSVMGNFVIVRYVKFPKMANDELAKSLRFEAEEFIPFDITDVYLSTEIIKDIEEEGQPKMEAILVAAKKDIVDMRINMMKRIGIDPLVIDVDGFCVNNVYEHCYPDFAESNTMFLNLGASMTTLSIAEHGTVRVVRDIPFSGNGLTNLVMNTFASDFSQAEALKRQYGIVPSSEMETMSDAETAEQVTSALIQGVDEQLHVEMQRSIDYFNTISGSSEEISKIVLSGGGAMLKNLDKYLNRQMDIPVEVFNPLDFIEHPDDPELLKNASAYAVAIGLALRKAGDSSAIRAV